One segment of Salvia splendens isolate huo1 chromosome 20, SspV2, whole genome shotgun sequence DNA contains the following:
- the LOC121782711 gene encoding protein WHAT'S THIS FACTOR 9, mitochondrial-like: MNFLSGARSSHLRRHRRRHFLQLRSLYDGVSALKWPRDRGLDHAVVRDKLLKPLLNLKNLIISEPSKSIPLTLITESKEAIGIPFRPIEFIRKYPSIFEEFQPGSLNIQPHIKLTPNLISLSSEETLHYQSVNYKQDVASRLLKLLMVSRINKIPISVLERLKWELGLPLDYEKALIPEFPDYFRVIGGDGDLGENGKVLELVCWSDEFAISEVEKKRGKSGKIEFLLQFSKEFEMDKKYKKWLDEWQKLPYVSPYQNAMHLGSKTDESDKWVVAVLHEVLNLFVGKKAEKENLLYLGEYMGLRPSFKRAFLEHPGIFYVSSKIGTHTVVLREAYKRGMLIERHPLMGMRSKYIQLMNVVKDDNKAKNAQQKRGADVKKSEVGDAEGVEEDGDVTYDESDDDDEVGNAGKRGRQEVEGRVSERRNTRDAVRTVGSDNEEIVLESSTRSSRRRNARGGEMRDSSSDDESDDCEEGDVVVTVAKRVRHERKGRDFERRDAGSVGRRNNGRGAEENSLRRSTRRTNGRDHDDGDERNVTNRGRHEMNGRDFERRNTSGEGRRTYGRGAEKNMSKFSTRSFRRADSRDDDSNTRRRFTRKSNFSGNGARSETGRRST, from the coding sequence ATGAATTTCCTCTCCGGCGCTCGCTCCTCCCAcctccgccgccaccgccgtcgCCACTTCCTCCAACTCCGCAGCCTATACGACGGCGTATCCGCCTTGAAATGGCCTCGTGACCGCGGCCTCGACCACGCAGTGGTGCGCGACAAGCTCCTCAAGCCCCTCCTCAATCTCAAAAACCTCATCATTTCCGAGCCTTCGAAATCGATTCCGCTCACGCTCATCACCGAATCGAAGGAAGCCATAGGAATCCCATTTCGCCCAATTGAATTCATCCGGAAATATCCTTCAATTTTCGAGGAATTCCAGCCGGGGTCCCTCAACATCCAGCCCCACATCAAGCTAACCCCTAATTTAATTTCTCTCAGCTCCGAGGAAACCCTGCATTACCAGAGTGTGAATTACAAGCAAGACGTCGCGAGCCGCCTCTTGAAGCTGTTGATGGTGAGTAGGATCAATAAAATTCCGATCTCTGTGTTGGAGCGATTGAAATGGGAGCTGGGTTTGCCTCTAGACTATGAGAAGGCTTTGATTCCCGAATTTCCGGATTACTTTAGAGTGATTGGTGGTGATGGTGATTTGGGGGAAAATGGGAAAGTGCTTGAGTTGGTATGCTGGAGTGATGAGTTTGCTATTTCGGAGGTGGAGAAAAAGAGGGGAAAGAGTGGAAAGATTGAGTTTTTGCTGCAGTTTTCGAAGGAGTTTGAGATGGATAAGAAGTATAAGAAGTGGTTGGATGAGTGGCAGAAGTTGCCATATGTATCGCCCTATCAGAATGCTATGCATTTGGGGTCGAAGACGGATGAGTCGGATAAATGGGTGGTGGCAGTTTTACACGAGGTGCTTAATCTGTTTGTTGGGAAGAAGGCAGAGAAGGAGAATCTGCTTTATTTGGGAGAGTATATGGGGCTGAGACCGAGCTTCAAGCGCGCGTTTTTGGAGCATCCGGGGATTTTTTATGTGTCGAGTAAGATTGGGACGCATACTGTGGTTTTAAGGGAGGCTTATAAGAGGGGGATGTTGATTGAGAGACATCCTTTGATGGGTATGAGGTCGAAGTATATTCAGCTGATGAATGTAGTGAAGGATGATAATAAAGCGAAGAATGCACAGCAAAAGAGAGGTGCtgatgttaagaaaagtgaagTGGGGGATGCTGAGGGAGTGGAGGAAGATGGTGATGTAACGTATGATGAGAGTGATGACGATGACGAGGTTGGAAATGCGGGTAAAAGAGGGAGGCAGGAAGTTGAGGGAAGAGTCTCGGAAAGGAGGAATACTAGAGATGCTGTTAGGACAGTAGGAAGTGACAATGAGGAAATTGTATTGGAAAGTTCAACAAGGTCTTCGCGGAGAAGAAACGCTCGTGGTGGTGAAATGCGTGACTCCTCCTCTGACGATGAGAGTGATGATTGTGAGGAGGGCGATGTGGTTGTAACTGTGGCTAAAAGAGTGAGGCATGAGAGGAAGGGCAGAGATTTCGAAAGAAGGGATGCTGGAAGTGTGGGAAGGAGGAATAACGGAAGAGGCGCTGAAGAAAATTCGTTGAGAAGGTCGACTAGGAGAACAAATGGCCGAGATCATGATGATGGTGATGAGAGAAATGTGACTAATAGAGGGAGGCATGAAATGAATGGTAGAGATTTCGAAAGGAGGAACACTAGTGGTGAGGGAAGGAGGACATATGGAAGAGGCGCGGAAAAGAATAtgtcaaaattttcaacaaggTCTTTCAGGAGAGCAGATTCTCGAGATGATGATTCTAATACTCGCAGAAGGTTTACGAGGAAATCAAATTTCTCTGGAAATGGGGCTCGCTCTGAGACAGGGCGGAGATCCACATAG
- the LOC121782782 gene encoding protein PSK SIMULATOR 1-like produces the protein MGGLCSRRATDETTLGGALPHVNGHFSYGPGLVYQSRGLDIREENIPRDVEVMDKQPREPFSFPSSTPHGTNMDDINDGIPRLSRALSDKSRSTRTKQVALTKVSEMSTLLGRAGHAGLGKAVDVLDTLGSSMTNLNLSSGFASGIATKGIKISILAFEVANTIVKGANLMSSLAEENIRHLKEVVLPSEGIQRLTSRDMDELLGIAAADKRDELKVFSGEVIRFGNRCKDPQWHNLDRYFEKLESELTPHKLLKEEAESVIQYLMVLVQNTAELYHEMHALDRFEQDCRRKAQEEDNSNAAHRGDSLAILRAELKSQKKHVKNLKKKSLWSKILEEVMEKLVDIVHYLHLEIHSAFGSSDGYKPTKDRHQKLGSAGLALHYANIITQIDTLVTRSGSVPPSTRDALYQGLPPTIKCALRSRLQSFQLKEEFSVPQIKEEMEKTLQWLVPMATNTTKAHHGFGWVGEWANTGSEMNNKLAGQTDLLRIETLYHADKEKTEAYILDLVLWLHHLISRSRAANGGLKSPIRSPNQKTLHLSSPISSSPSSTLSVEDQEMLRDVSKRKLTPGISKSQEFSKSRTSLSKHHRLTKSNSHSPTHETTRERDPFPIRRPSSVPIINFDIDRIKALDMIDRVDTI, from the exons ATGGGTGGGCTTTGCTCGAGAAGGGCCACTGATGAGACTACTCTGGGTGGTGCACTTCCTCATGTTAATGGTCACTTCAGTTACGGCCCTGGGTTAGTTTATCAATCCCGTGGACTGGATATCCGAGAAGAGAACATTCCGAGGGATGTGGAAGTTATGGATAAGCAACCGAGGGAACCATTTTCCTTTCCGAGTTCTACTCCACATGGAACAAACATGGATGATATCAATGACGGAATACCTCGGTTGTCTAGGGCGTTGTCTGATAAATCTAGATCAACGAGAACAAAGCAGGTTGCATTGACAAAG GTTTCAGAAATGAGTACACTTCTGGGAAGAGCAGGCCATGCCGGCCTGGGGAAAGCAGTTGATGTGTTGGATACTCTTGGTAGTAGCATGACTAATTTGAATCTTAGCAGTGGTTTTGCATCTGGGATAGCTACAAAAGGAATCAAAATATCGATATTGGCTTTTGAAGTGGCGAATACCATTGTTAAAGGTGCCAATCTGATGAGTTCACTTGCGGAAGAGAATATAAGACATTTGAAGGAGGTGGTGCTCCCTTCTGAGGGCATACAACGTCTAACATCAAGGGATATGGACGAACTATTAGGAATTGCTGCAGCCGACAAGAG GGATGAATTGAAAGTTTTCTCTGGAGAGGTCATTCGCTTTGGGAATCGGTGCAAGGATCCTCAGTGGCACAACTTGGACCGTTACTTCGAGAA GTTGGAGTCAGAACTCACACCTCATAAGCTATTGAAAGAAGAAGCAGAAAGTGTGATTCAATATTTGATGGTGTTGGTTCAGAACACTGCT GAACTATACCATGAAATGCATGCATTAGATAGATTCGAACAAGACTGTCGGCGCAAAGCTCAAGAAGAGGATAACTCGAATGCTGCACACAGAG GCGACAGCCTCGCGATTCTACGTGCAGAGCTGAAGAGTCAAAAGAAGCATGTGAAGAATTTGAAAAAGAAGTCTCTATGGTCCAAGATATTGGAGGAG GTGATGGAGAAGCTCGTGGACATCGTTCATTATCTACATTTGGAAATCCATTCTGCATTTGGTTCCAGTG ATGGATACAAGCCGACAAAAGACCGTCATCAGAAGTTAGGATCCGCTGGACTTGCACTCCATTATGCGAATATCATAACGCAGATTGATACACTC GTCACTAGATCAGGATCGGTGCCACCAAGTACGAGAGACGCTCTATACCAAGGACTGCCACCAACTATAAAGTGTGCTTTGCGTTCTAGACTGCAATCTTTTCAACTCAAAGAAGAg TTTTCTGTCCCACAAATCAAAGAAGAAATGGAGAAAACTCTCCAATGGCTGGTGCCTATGGCCACCAATACAACAAA GGCTCACCATGGCTTTGGTTGGGTTGGTGAATGGGCGAATACCGG ATCCGAGATGAACAACAAACTAGCCGGCCAGACGGATTTGCTCCGTATCGAAACCCTTTATCACGCGGACAAGGAGAAAACGGAAGCTTACATTCTTGATTTGGTACTATGGCTGCATCACCTCATCAGCCGATCAAGGGCTGCAAACGGTGGGCTCAAATCCCCGATCAGGTCCCCTAACCAGAAGACGCTCCATCTGTCGAGTCCGATATCGAGCTCGCCCTCCTCAACGCTGTCGGTCGAGGACCAGGAGATGCTCCGAGACGTCAGCAAGCGGAAGCTGACTCCCGGGATAAGCAAGAGCCAAGAATTCAGCAAATCAAGAACCAGTCTTTCCAAGCACCACAGGCTAACCAAGAGCAACAGCCATTCTCCAACACACGAAACCACGAGGGAGAGGGATCCCTTCCCGATTCGAAGGCCGTCCTCGGTCCCGATCATTAATTTCGACATCGACCGGATCAAGGCGTTGGACATGATCGACAGAGTCGACACAATTTGA
- the LOC121781980 gene encoding uncharacterized protein LOC121781980 yields the protein MAPPTPDDVFGLYIHHGGHFFTPNGKFQKYIGGGMAQASDLDPDRFGYFDLVEEFNKIGIDTWGRLTFVNHMSATHVNIKSDKEVMEMLSATLRDSFNRMCSIYVVDGRKSTEGMGSEHVGEKVVKKVETVNNSKSVVEKSNFESATKIRNSTSISKGKSVIEKNVEKAVVKSVEKRVVESVSKNVAISFGRSGSERVVKSTEKQGSERVYKSTEKQA from the exons ATGGCGCCGCCGACTCC GGACGACGTTTTTGGCCTCTATATTCATCATGGAGGACATTTTTTCACTCCAAATGGAAAGTTTCAAAAATATATTGGTGGTGGAATGGCACAGGCAAGTGATCTAGACCCAGACAGATTTGGGTATTTTGACTTAGTtgaagaatttaataaaataggAATTGACACATGGGGTAGACTCACCTTTGTGAATCATATGTCAGCAACCCATGTGAATATAaaaagtgataaggaggtgatGGAGATGTTATCTGCTACTCTAAGAGATAGTTTTAACAGAATGTGTAGTATATATGTTGTTGATGGGAGGAAGTCTACTGAAGGCATGGGTAGTGAACATGTGGGAGAGAAGGTGGTAAAAAAGGTTGAAACTGTGAATAATAGCAAGAGTGTGGTTGAAAAGAGCAACTTTGAGTCTGCCACAAAAATTAGAAATTCCACTTCTATTAGCAAGGGTAAAAGTGTGATTGAAAAAAATGTGGAGAAAGCTGTGGTTAAATCAGTGGAGAAGAGGGTTGTTGAAAGTGTTAGTAAGAATGTTGCTATATCTTTTGGTAGAAGTGGCAGTGAGAGAGTGGTTAAGTCTACTGAGAAGCAAGGTAGTGAGAGGGTGTATAAGTCTACCGAGAAGCAAGCTTAA